Genomic segment of Sphingomicrobium marinum:
GCAGCAGCGCTTTGCGCGGGCGCGAGACCGGCTGACCAACGGGCTCGAATATGCCGGCTATAGTGTGATCCGTCCTGAAGCGACCTATTTCCTGGCTGTCGATCTGGCTGCCTCGGGGATTGATGCCGACGATGAAGCCTTCGCCATGCGAGCCGTCAAAGAAGCGGGCGTCGCCGTCGTGCCGATGTCGGCCTTTACCGAAGTCGGACCGGAGACGCATCTGGTACGCCTTTGCTTCGCCAAACAGGATGCGACCATCGATGCCGGTATCGAAGCCATGGGCCGAGCCCGCAATCTATTGGCGTAAGCCGCAAAGATGTCCGATAAGGGCAGACAATGACCCAAGCGCCGCGGCGAAGCCAACTAGAGGCGAAGTGTTTCCCATTCCTGCATCCAGTCGCGCTGCCAGTCCGGTAGCGCGGCGGCGTCCAATGGTCTGCCGATGCGGTAGCCCTGCGCCAGGTCGCACCCCAAAGCCTTCATGAGCGAGAGCTGGGCGTCATTCTCGATGCCCTCGGCAGTGGCGGACAAGCCGAGCCCGTGCGCCAGACCGATCATCGCTTCGACAATGACGCGGCTGTCCATCGAGCGCTCCGCATCGCGCACGAAGAAACGGTCGATCTTGAGCTCGGTAAAGGGCAGCATCCGCAGCAATTTGAGCGTCGAGTAGCCGGTGCCGAAATCGTCGATGGCGAGCCCGATCCCCTTGATGCGAAACCGGGTCAGCGTATCCATCAGGTTGATCAGCGTCTGCGTCGAGCCTTCGGTAAGCTCGAGCACGAGACAGGAGGCTGGCACGCCATATTCTGCGGTCTTGGCTTCGACGAGATCGGGGAAGTCGAGCGCCTCAAGACTGCGCGCCGAGATATTGAAGGCAAGTTCGCATTCGATGCCCTGGTCGGTCCACTCGCGCCATTGGCGGAAAGCCGTGTCGAGACCCCAGCGGGTGAGGCTGTCGATCAGCCCGTTTTCTTCGGCCAGCGGGATAAAACGATCGGGGCCGATTGTGCCATGAACCTCATCGTCCCAGCGGATCAGCGCTTCCACCCGGCGTAATTTGCCGTCCGACAGGCTGACTTTGGGTTGGTAGCAATAGCGCAGCGCATCGGTGCCGATGGCCGCTTCGAGGCGGTCGAGCAGCGCGTCGTCGTTCAAAGTCTCTCGCGTACCTGGGCGAGCAGCAATTCAACGTCTTCGAGCCTGGTTGGCTTGCCCAGTGGGCCGATCATGTCGAGGCCCAGCTCTTCGCCGAGGCGAAAGGCGCTGTCGAGCACCCGGCGATCGAAACCAGAAATGATCAGGATGGGCTGGGAAGCGTTTTCATCCGCAAGAAAACGCAGCAGTTCGACACCGTCCATGCCGGGCATGCCTAGGTCGATCGCCACCATTTGGGGCGGTTCGGCACGAAAACGAGCGCGGAAATCTTCATGATCCTTGGCGATGACGGGTTCGAATTCGCTGATCCGCGCGGCGTCGGCAATAAAGGCGGCCAGCGCCGGCTCGTCATCGATCAACAAGATGTGGGGCTTCTTGCCCGTGTCGCTTCCCATATAGCCGCGGACAATAATCGTCCCTTCCGCAATGGCCAGCAAAAAAGGTCAATGGAAACGGGATTTTAACCCCTGGAGCCCTATGGCTGGCAGTCTGTAGGTCTTTCGTGGGGAGAACGCCATGTTGCGCTCGTTCATTGGTCGCAAGAAAGCCCGCCCTTTCGGGCAGGATAATATCGCCTTTGAATCGACGCTGTTCACGCTGTCGACGGACGTGCCGCGCCCGATGGAGCGCCGCGTCGACGAACGCGTCATGCCGATGCTGCGCGTCGCCAAGGTGACCCCAAAGGACGGCGGGGAAGTGCTGGTACGGGTGCGCAACCTGTCGGCCGGCGGCCTTATGGCCGAACTCTCCCAGAACCTCGAAGTCGGCACTGAAGTCAGTGTCGAGATCAACAGCCAGAACATCCCGTCGACCGTCGTGTGGACGCGCGATGGGTGCGCCGGGTTCAAGTTCGAGCAGAATATCGACCTTGGCGAGATGCTTGCGGGGCGCAAGCCGCGCCATGGTCATCGCCCGCGGCCGCCGCGCCTCAGGGTCGATTGCAAGGCCAACCTCAAGGTGGGCAGCACCTATTATAGCGTCGGGGTGAAGGACATCTCGCTGGGCGGCATCAAGGTCGAGCCGGTGGACGACTATTGCCTCGGCGAGAAAGTCGTCATCGTCGTCGAGAGCCTCAAGCCGATCAAGGGCGAGGTTCGCTGGTACAGCGATCGCAAGGCCGGAATCGTGTTCGATAAGCCGCTCGAATTTGGCGAACTCGCCGAATGGATCGGCAAGCGTCTCGAAATGGCCAGCCTCAAGGCCAGCGTAAAACGCCCGACACCGCCCAAGGGCTAGGGCTTTAAGCCAGCGCAATTCATCCTATCTCGAGCCCATAGGTTTCGAGAAGGAAAAGTCATGGCCAAGCAGGTGGCGGTCCTCGCCAACGGATGTTTCTGGTGCACCGAGGCGGTGTTCCTCGATGTCGTCGGCGTCGAGAAGGTCGAAAGCGGCTACACGGGCGGCGACGTCATCAATCCCAGCTATCGGCAGGTGTGCGGCGGCGATACCGGGCATGCCGAAGCGGTCCGCATCGAATTCGATGACAGCGCCATCAGCTATGACGATTTGCTCGACATCTTCTTTGCGACGCACGATCCGACCCAGCTCAACCGGCAGGGCAACGACATCGGTACCCAGTATCGCAGCGCGATCTTCCCGCAGGACGTTGGCCAGCGCGACGCGGCGCTCGGTGCGATCGAGCGCGCCAATGCCGAGCATGGCGGCCGCGTGGTGACGACCATCGAAGAAAAGGCCGAATGGTATCCGGCCGAGCGGGAACATCACGACTATTATGCGCGCAATGGCAGCAGCAATCCCTACTGCATGGCGATCATTTCGCCCAAGCTTCGCAAGTTCCGCAAGAGTTTCCAGGACAAGCTGAAAAACGGCGTCGAGGCCTAGTCGCGCGGTGCCGCCGCCCGGTGAAGGCGATCGCGGATGGCGGCGGCGAGGCCATCGCCCGGGATCGGTGCGACCGCAATACGCGGCTCGGGCGCTGCGTCGGCTTCGTGAAGCGCGGCAAACAGCCGCGCCGCGGCCGTCACCGGATCCTTGCCTAGCGTAATCTGCCCTTCAACATCGCCATAACCGATCAGCAATTCGCCATCCTGCGCCGAGGTTGCATCAAGCCGTAGCGGCTTGGATGGCGCATAATGGCTCGAAAGTTGGCCTGGTGCTTCGATCCTGCTGCCATCGGCTTCGACAGCTCCGTCGATCTCTACAGGTCCGCGCCGAAGTAGCCGAAGTTCGTCGCCGGTGGCAGCCACAATTGTCGATTCGATGCCGCGCTTGGCAGGGCCGCCGTCGAGCACCAGCGGTATTCGGCCATCGAGGCTTTTGGCGACATGGGCGGCCAGCGTCGGACTTATCTGTCCCGAGGCGTTGGCGGACGGCGCCGCAAGCGGGCCGACCGCTTCGACCAGCGCACGCATCACCGGATGAGCGGGGCAACGGATCGCAATACTATCGAGCCCCGCAGTAACGATGTCGGCAATGCCATTGTCGGCGCGCGCCGGCACCACCAGCGTCAGCGGGCCGGGCCAGTGGGCCTCGGCAAGTGCTATGGCGTCGAGCGAGAAATGACCCAGCGTCTGCGCCATCTCCAGGTCGGTGACATGCACGATCAGCGGATTGAAGCTGGGGCGGCCCTTGGCGGCGTAGATCCGTGCCACCGCTTCCGCGTTCCGTGCATCGGCGGCAAGACCGTAGACCGTCTCGGTCGGCACGGCGACGGGCATACCGTCCGCCAGCAGCAAGGCGGCGGCCGAAATGGCATCTGCGGTGGCAGGCCGGACTTCGGTACTGGTTGTCGCGCTCATCGCGGCTGGGCTATGGCCCTCACAAAGCCTGCTTACAAGGGATTCTCATGAGCTATTCCACACCTGTCGCCGACCAGAAAGCGGTCCTCACCCACATTGTCGGCATGGCCGAACTTGCCAAGCACGACCGTTTCGCAAGCGCGGACGAGGACACGGTCGACGCGGTGCTCGAAGGCGCGGCGCAGTTTTCGGAAGGCGAATTCCTGCCGCTCAACCGCAGCGGTGACGAGCAGGGCGCGAAGCTGAAGGACGGCGTTGTCACCACGCCCGATGGTTTCAAGGAAGCGTATCGCGAATTCATCGAAGGCGGCTGGATGACCCTGTCGGCGCCTGAAAAGTGGGGCGGGCAAGCCTTGCCGCTAAGCCTGTCGGCGGCGCTGATGGAAGACCTGAACGCGACAAACCTCGCCTTCGCCTTATGTCCCATGCTCAGCTTCGGCGCGATCGAAAGCCTGCTGGTGCATGGCGACGATGAATTGCGCGAGCGCTATCTCGAGAAGATCGTGTCGGGCGAGTGGCCCGCGACGATGAACCTGACCGAGCCGCAAGCGGGCAGCGATGTCGGCGCGCTCACCACCAAGGCCGAACCCAACGAAGACGGCACCTGGCGGATCAGCGGTCAGAAAATCTACATCACCTATGGCGAGCATGATCTTGCCGAAAACATCATCCACCTCGTGCTGGCGCGCACGCCCAGTGCACCGGAGGGCACTCGCGGCATTTCGCTGTTTCTCGTGCCCAAGATCCTTCCCGATGGCAGCCGCAACGACCTCGTTTGCGCGGGGCTGGAAGAAAAGCTGGGCATCCACGCGTCGCCCACCTGCGTCATGCGCTTTGGCGAAAAAGATGGCGCGATCGGCTGGATGATCGGCCCCGAAAATAGCGGCATGCGCGCGATGTTCACGATGATGAACAATGCCCGGCTCAACGTGGCGCTGCAGGGCGTGGGCATCGCCGAACGCGCCACCCAGCGCGCGGTGCACTACGCGCTCGAGCGAAAGCAGGGCTTTCGTGAGGGCCAGAGCGTCACGATCAGCGAGCATGCCGACGTGCGGCGCATGTTGATGCGCATGCGCGCATTGACGATGGGTGCGCGGGCGCTGACCTATTACGCCTTCGGCTGCCTTGACCGCGCCGAGATCGGCGAAGAAGCCATGGGTCTCCGCGCCGAGGTCCTGACCCCGATGGCCAAAGCCTGGGGCACCGATGTCGGCTGCGAGGTCGCGTCGCTCGGCGTCCAGGTGCATGGCGGCATGGGCTATGTCGAGGAAACGGGCGCGGCGCAGCATTTGCGCGACGCCCGAATCGCGCCGATCTACGAAGGCACCAACGGCATCCAGGCCGCCGATCTGGTCGGGCGCAAGCTGGGGCTCGACGGCGGGCTCGCTTTTGACGGGCTGGTCGCGGATATCCGGGCCGACGTGCGCGACGAGCGGCTGATTGCGCTGACCGACCTGGTCGAGGAAACCGCCTCGATGCTGCGCGAGGCCGGCGGCGATCACAAAGCTGCAGGTGCCTATCCGTTCCTCACCATGTGCTCGGTCCTGGTGGCTGGCTGGCTGCTCGAAAAGCTGGCGCTGGCGATGGATGCCCCCGCGCGGACCAAGGCGGCCAGCGAGTTTTTCAACAGCGTGAACGTGCCCGAAGCCTTCGCGCAGGGCGCGGCTGCCGGGATGGGCGCGGACATTCTCTATGCGGTGGAGGCCGAAGCGCTCGCTTAGGCTTTGACTTTATCCAGCAAGTCAGTCGGCTGTATGCCGAGCCTATGCATGCGCGCTTCGATGGCGGGCCATTCCTCGGCGAGAAAGTGATCGCGCTCGCTGGCCTTCAGTTTGGCGCGCGCGCCCGCGGCCACGAACATGCCGACGCCGCGTTTCACCGTAACTAGGCCGTCATCCTGGAAGCCCTGGTATGCCTTGGCCACCGTCAGAGGGTTGGCGCCCTGTTCAGCGGCAAGCGCGCGGACCGAGGGCAGGGGATCGCCGTCGCCATAGCGGCCGGCGAGAATCGCATCGGCAATGACTTCGCGGATGCGAACGTAAACAGGTTTGTCGGGAGCGTTTCTTAGCGTCATACCGCCTTAATACAGCACAGCGCAGCGCGATGCAACCTAGACGGCGGGCGGGCACCAGCGCGTGACGATCTCGTCCATGTCCGGGCGCTCGCGTTCTTCGAGCATGGTTCCCGGGCTGCCGAGGAAGAAGTAGCCGGCTATGCGCTCCCCGTCCTTGCAGAAGGCGCTGATTACCGCAGGTGCGTATGCCTGATCACCCGTGATCCATGCGCCGACATAGCCGTGGGCGTGGGTGGCATGCAGCAGGTTCATGCCCACGGCGCCGGCCGTCAGTTCCTGTTCCCAGACGGGTATCTTGTGATCGCGCGCGGGACTGGAAATCAGGATGACGAGGCCGGGAGCATAATGCGCCTTCGCGCAGACTTTCTCGAGTTTCGTAGCGCGCACTTCGGGATCGATTTCGCGCACCGCAGCGGCAAACAGTTCAGCGAGGCTGTCGCGTTGATCATCATCAACGATTACAAAGCGGTAGGGAACGATCTTTCCATGATCTGGCGTACGCGCGGCCAGCGTGAGGATGGCGTTGAGCTCATCCCTGCTCGGGCCCGGCGCAACCATATCGCGCGGGCGGCCCGAGCGACGGGTTCCCAGATAGGTAAGCAGACTGATGGTATCGTTTAGCATCCTGCCGAGCGTGTCTGACAAGCCACAGAAAAATGCAACATGGCACTTCACACCGGTTCACGAAGCGTTACGGTGCGCGCGTCTTTACAGATATGTGACCGCCGCGAAGGGGATGCGGCGAATTCGGGAGAAGTAATTTATGGCCAATACGGACGCAGTAGCCCCCGCGGGGCTGCCCGATGGCGACAGCGCGGGGACCATTCTCGGTCATCCCAAAGGGCTGTTCGTCCTGTTTTTCGCAGAAATGTGGGAGCGTTTTTCCTACTACGGGATGCGCGCGCTGCTCATTTTCTACCTGACCAAGCACTGGCTGTTCTCGGACGGCGATTCCGGTCTCATCTACGGTGCCTATACCGCGCTCGTGTACATCACGCCGGTGGTGGGCGGCTATCTTGCCGATAAATATATCGGGCAGCGGAAAGCGGTCTTGTTTGGGGCGGTCCTGTTGACGTTGGGCCACTTCTTCATGGCCTTCGAAGGCGAACCGGGGGCCGGCAATGCCGACAATCCGATCATCTACGTTTTCTGGCTCGCGCTGGCGCTGATCATCGTGGGATCGGGCTTCCTCAAAGCCAATATCTCGGTGATGGTGGGACAGCTATATCCGCGCACCGACGTTCGCCGCGATGGTGCCTACACGATCTTCTACATGGGCATTAACCTTGGTGCTGCCATCGGTTCGCTGCTGTGCGGCTATATCGGCGAAACCTATGGCTGGGCGTATGGCTTCGGCCTTGCCGGGATCGGCATGCTGGCCGGCCTGATCGTGTTCATCTGGGGCAAGCCGCTCCTGCTCGGCCGCGGAGAACCGCCCAAGGCGCTCGCCAAGGGACGTGAAATCAGCGTCTACCTGATGGGCCTTCTGCTGGTCGCGATTTGCTGGATCGCTGTACAGAACCAAGACGAAGTCGGTGTCTTCCTGGGGACCTTCGGAGCCGCGCTGGTCAGCTATGTGCTGTCGATCGCCATTTTCCAGATCCCCTACAAGGGATATGCCAATGCGCCCGCGGCAGCCAAATACGCTTTTGCAGCGCTGGCGGCCTTGCTGACCATTTCGATGTTCTTCGTATCGCAAGGCAACGAAAGCTGGCAGTTGCCCGCGCTCATGGGTGCCGGCGGCGTGCTCACCGTGATGGTGCTGCAGATGGTTTCGAAGACCGATCATGATCGCGACCGCATCGTCGCGGCGATGTTCCTGATCACCGTGTCGATCATCTTCTGGGCGCTGTTCGAACAGGCGGGCTCTTCGCTCAACCTGTTCACCGATCGCCACGTCGATCGTGGCGGCGTGCCGGCATCGACCTTCCAGTCGATCAATGCCATTTACATCATCCTGCTGGCGCCGGTCTTTGCGACGCTGTGGACCGTCATGGGTCGCAAGGGCATCGAACCTTCGACCCCCATGAAGTTCGGTCTTGGTGTGGTGCAGGTCGGCCTTGGCTTCCTCGTCCTTGTCTGGGGCGCGGAATCGGTTGGTATTGACGTGCCGACGCCGGTGATCTTCATCTTCCTGATCTACCTTTTGCACACCACCGGTGAGCTTTGCCTCTCGCCAGTGGGCCTTTCGGCGATGAACCGGCTGGCTCCGGCGCAGATCGCATCGCTTATCATGGGCGTGTGGTTCTTTGCCTCGGCCACCGGCAACTTCGCCGCGGGCAAGATCGCACAGGCAACCGGCGCCGAAGGCGTTGGCGAGGAGGCCGGCAAGGCCGTCGTTCTCGACGTTTACGAAACGGTCGGTCTCGTGGCGATGGGTGTCGGCGTAGCAGTGATGGTCGTCAGCCCGCTGCTCAAGAAGCTGATGCACCTCGACACGCTTACCGATGACGGACATCTCGAAGGCGAAGCTGAAGTGCCGGCTGAACCTTCGGCTGCTGGCGTGCATCCGACCAACAAGCCGGCCTGATCCGCCAGCTTGGATGACAAAAGAGGGGCGGCCTTCGGGTCGCCCCTTTTCTTTTGCGTGAAGCGCGGCCATCGTTGCGCCCGACAGACGAACAGGGAGAATCTTCGATGCGGGCTTTGTTGGCGGGTTGCGCGGCGATGGCGTTGAGCGCTTGCGCTTCGATGGGTGATGACGAACCGAAGTCGGCGCCCAAACTGTTCGATCGCAACCCGTACGCGTCGACGTATCAAGCCTATCCCGGCGCACCGACGCTGATCATGAATGCCACCGTCTATGACGGGCTCGGCGGTCGGATCGAGAATGGCGCGGTCTATATCGCCGACGGCAAGATCCAGATGGTCGGCAACGCCGCGTCGATGACCATGCCCGAAGGCGTGCAGACGATCGACGGCAGCGGCATGTGGGTGACGCCCGGCATCATCGATGTGCACTCGCACCTCGGCAATTATCCCAGCCCCGGCGTCCCCGCGCACAGCGACGGCAACGAGGTTACCGGGCCGCAGACCGCCAATGTCTGGACCGAACATTCGATCTGGCCGCAGGATCCCGGCTTCACCCGCGCGCTGGCCAATGGCGGTGTGACCAGCCTGCAGGTGCTCCCGGGAAGCGCCAACCTGTTCGGCGGTCGCTCGGTGACCTTGAAGAACGTGCCCGGCCGCAATGTCATGGAGATGAAGTTTCCGGGCGCGCCGTACGGTCTCAAGATGGCGTGCGGCGAAAACCCCAAGCGCGTTTATGGCAGCCGCGGCGGCCCCGGCTCGCGCATGGCCAATATCGCGATGACCCGCGAGGAATGGATCAAGGCAAAGGCCTATGACCGCGAGTGGGACAAGTACGAAAAGGAAGGTGGCAAGGCACCCAAGCGCGATCTCACCATGGATACGCTGCGCGGCGTGCTCGATGGCGAAATCATCATCCACAACCACTGCTACCGCGCCGATGAGATGAGCATCATGCTTACCATGGCCGAAGAGTTCGGCTACAAGGTGGGCAGCTTCCAGCACGCGGTCGAAGCCTACAAGATCGCCGACCTGCTGGCGAAACACGGCACCTGCGCGGCGATGTGGGCCGATTGGTGGGGCTTCAAGATGGAAAGCTATGACGGCATCCTCGAGAATATCCCTTACGTCCACACCGCGGGCGGGTGCGCGATTACGCATTCGGACGATGCCGACGGCATCCAGCGATTGAACCAGGAGACCGCCAAGGCGCTGGCTGCGGGGCGCCGTCAGGGGCTTGAAATCAGCGATGCCGAAGCGTGGCAATGGCTCAGCGCCAATCCTGCAAAATCGCTCGGCATCTTCGACCAGGTCGGCAGTCTCGAACCCGGCAAGATGGCCGATGTCGTGCTGTGGAACGGTGATCCGCTGAGCATCTACACGCGGCCTTCGAAGGTCTGGATCGACGGCGCGCTGATGTTCGATGCGGCCAACCCGCGATTGCGCCCGGTGACCGATTTCGAGCTCGGGCAACCCGGTGAAGGAGACGTGAAATGAAGAAGCTCCTGCTCGCCGCTGCAGCGCTGATCGCTCCGCCGGCTGCCGCCGAACCCGTTGCAATCACGGGCGGCAAGCTCGTGATCGGTGATGGTTCGGCGCCGATCGACAATGGCGTCGTCGTGATCGACGATGGCCGCGTCATCGCCGTCGGCGGTCCGGATACCGCCATCCCCGCAGGTGCCACAATCGTCGCCGCGCGCGGCAAATGGGTGACGCCCGGCATCGTCGCCAGTTTCTCGCGCATCGGCCTTGCCGAGGTCGACGGCAACGTGGATGCCGCCAACGATACCGACGCCGACGACAGTCCCTATTCGGCCGCGCTCGATATCAGCTGGTCGATCAACCCGGCGGCCGATCCGATCAACGTCAGCCGCGCCGATGGTGTGACGCGCGCGATCATCGCGCCCAACGCCGGCGAGCACATCTTCGCGGGTCGCGGGGCGGTGATCGATACGGGCAACGACTATGATCCGATCACCAGGAAAAACGCGTTCCAGCTGGTCGAGCTTGGCGAACGCGGGACAGGGCTGGCGGGCGGATCGCGCTCGGCGGCGTATTTGACCTTCATCGAGGCGCTCGAAGCGGCGCGGACCGGCGACTTGGCGGCTGGCCCCGATGACAGCCAGTGGACCGAAGCCGACATTCGCGCGCTCGGTCCGGTGGTGCGCGGCGAGGAGAAATTGCTCGTCCACGTCAACCGCTCAATCGACATCATGAATGCGCTCAAGCTGCGCGAGATGTTCCCGCGGCTCGACATGGTGTTGGTCGGCGTCGCCGAAGGCTGGCGCGTGGCACCGGCGATCGCGGCGGCTGGCGTGCCGGTGATTGCCGAACCGCTGCTCAACCGCCCGGGAAGCTTCGAACAGCTTGCCTCGACCCAGTCCAATATCGGGCGGATGCGCGCGGCGGGCATCGAAGTGTCGGCGGCGGTGCTGAGCGACTTTCTCAACCGCAGCGCGCGCAATCAGCGCCAGTTCGCGGGCAACCTCGTCGCCTTGCAGAAAGTACCGGGACACACCGGCGTCAGCTGGGACGAGGCGTTCGCGATGATCAGCTCGAAGCCCGCGCAGATGATCGGACTTGGCGGCGAAATTGGCTCGCTTCAGGCGGGCCGCCGCGCCGACGTGGTGGTGTGGGACGGCGATCCGCTCGAACTGACCAGCGCAGCCGAACAGGTTTGGATCGACGGGGTCGAACAGAGCCTGGTGACGCGCCAGAGCCGCCTTGCGGAGCGCTATCGCAGCCTCGCGCCGTCGAGCCTGCCCAAGGCCTACACCAAGTAGGCGAGGCGGTCGTCGTTATTCTTGACGATCAGTCTTTGGCCATCCTGCGTGCCTGGTAATCCTTGAGCATGGCTTTGAGCTCGGGCGCGAAGATGTAGAGCGCGATCACGTTGGGGATCGCCATCAGGAAGAACGCGCTGTCGACGAAGCTGATGACCGTGCCCAGATCGAGCACCGCGCCGGCAGGGAGCAGGGCAACGAACACGATCTTGTAGATGCTGGTCGAGCCTTTGCTGCTGCCGAACAGATAGCCCCATGCCTGGCTGCCGTAGAACCCCCACGCGCAGATTGTCGAATAGGCAAACAGGATGACCGCTGCTGCGAGGACATAGGGCATCCAGGGCGCAACATTGGCGAAGGCTTGGCTGGTAATGGCGATATCCTCGAGATTGGGATCGAGCCAGGTGCCGGCGACGACCAGCGCAATGCCGCCCAGCGTGCAGATCACGACCGTATCGATGAAGGGTTCGAGCAGCGCGACCATGCCTTCGGAAACCGGCTCCTTCGTTCGCGCATGGACGTGCGCCATGACGGAGGAGCCCGTGCCGGCTTCGGTGGAAAAGACCGCGCGGCGCATGCCGACGACGAAAGCGCCGACCGCGCCGCCGCCCGCCGCTTGGCCGGTGAAGGCATCGGCGATGATGACCATGATAGCTGCCGGAATATCGGCAAAACCGACTGCCAGGATGATGAAGATACCGCCAAGATAGACGAACCCCATCGTCGGCACGATCGCGGCAGTAACGCGGCCGAGCCACCTGGCACTGCCGAAGATGACAATGGCGGCGGCGATAGCGAGAATGATGCCGTAGGCGAGGGCGCTGTCCTGACTGAGATTGAAGGCCGTACTGGCCTGGCTAAAGCTCTGGTTGACCTGGAACATCGGCAGCGCGGCGAACATCGCGAAAAAGGCGTAGAGCCCGCCCATCCATTTTCCGAGCAATGGCTTGCCGCGGGCAGCAAGTCCGTTGCGAAGCGTATACATCGGACCGCCGAGGATGGTGCCGTCAGGCAATTCCTCGCGATACTTCATGCCGAGCGTCACTTCGGAAAATTTGAGCGTCATCGCGAACCAGCCGATGATGAACATCCAGAAGATCGCGCCCGGACCGCCGAGCGCCAAGGCCACCGCGACGCCCGCGATATTGCCCAGGCCCACGGTGCCCGACAGAGCAGTCGACAGCGCCTGGAACTGCGTCATCTCGCCTTCGCCGCCTTCGCGGGCGAACTTGCCGCGGATGGCCCTAATACCCTGGCCCATGCCGCGCAGGTTGATGAAGCCGAGATAGAAGGTGAAAAAAACCATCGGGATGGCCAGCCACACGACGATCAGTCCGATGGACGAGCCGAACATGTCGACTTCGTAAAAGACAGCTTCGCCTAGCCGGTCGATCAGCGACCCGATGAATTCCATATTCCGCTCCCTCCGGATCGCCACAAGTGGGCGAAGCGTAACCGATTACAGCCTCACCGCAAGCATAGCCTCGCAAACGGGGTGTTAAGGGCTTGTCTTTAGGAGGCTAATCGGCTTTCGAGTGGGGGCTCGGACAGCGGGAGAGAATTTGCAGTCATGGCGCGTACCTATTTCGGCACTGATGGCATTCGCGGCCGGGTGAACCAGTCCAAGATGACGGCGGCGACGGCGCTGCGCGTCGGGCAGGCCGCGGGGCGGCATTTCATGCGCGGCGACCATCGTCACAAAGTGCTGATCGGCAAGGACACGCGCCTGTCGTCCTACATGATCGAAAACGCGCTGTCCGCCGGCTTTGCCAGCGTTGG
This window contains:
- a CDS encoding alanine/glycine:cation symporter family protein, whose amino-acid sequence is MEFIGSLIDRLGEAVFYEVDMFGSSIGLIVVWLAIPMVFFTFYLGFINLRGMGQGIRAIRGKFAREGGEGEMTQFQALSTALSGTVGLGNIAGVAVALALGGPGAIFWMFIIGWFAMTLKFSEVTLGMKYREELPDGTILGGPMYTLRNGLAARGKPLLGKWMGGLYAFFAMFAALPMFQVNQSFSQASTAFNLSQDSALAYGIILAIAAAIVIFGSARWLGRVTAAIVPTMGFVYLGGIFIILAVGFADIPAAIMVIIADAFTGQAAGGGAVGAFVVGMRRAVFSTEAGTGSSVMAHVHARTKEPVSEGMVALLEPFIDTVVICTLGGIALVVAGTWLDPNLEDIAITSQAFANVAPWMPYVLAAAVILFAYSTICAWGFYGSQAWGYLFGSSKGSTSIYKIVFVALLPAGAVLDLGTVISFVDSAFFLMAIPNVIALYIFAPELKAMLKDYQARRMAKD
- a CDS encoding peptide MFS transporter gives rise to the protein MANTDAVAPAGLPDGDSAGTILGHPKGLFVLFFAEMWERFSYYGMRALLIFYLTKHWLFSDGDSGLIYGAYTALVYITPVVGGYLADKYIGQRKAVLFGAVLLTLGHFFMAFEGEPGAGNADNPIIYVFWLALALIIVGSGFLKANISVMVGQLYPRTDVRRDGAYTIFYMGINLGAAIGSLLCGYIGETYGWAYGFGLAGIGMLAGLIVFIWGKPLLLGRGEPPKALAKGREISVYLMGLLLVAICWIAVQNQDEVGVFLGTFGAALVSYVLSIAIFQIPYKGYANAPAAAKYAFAALAALLTISMFFVSQGNESWQLPALMGAGGVLTVMVLQMVSKTDHDRDRIVAAMFLITVSIIFWALFEQAGSSLNLFTDRHVDRGGVPASTFQSINAIYIILLAPVFATLWTVMGRKGIEPSTPMKFGLGVVQVGLGFLVLVWGAESVGIDVPTPVIFIFLIYLLHTTGELCLSPVGLSAMNRLAPAQIASLIMGVWFFASATGNFAAGKIAQATGAEGVGEEAGKAVVLDVYETVGLVAMGVGVAVMVVSPLLKKLMHLDTLTDDGHLEGEAEVPAEPSAAGVHPTNKPA
- a CDS encoding amidohydrolase family protein — translated: MKKLLLAAAALIAPPAAAEPVAITGGKLVIGDGSAPIDNGVVVIDDGRVIAVGGPDTAIPAGATIVAARGKWVTPGIVASFSRIGLAEVDGNVDAANDTDADDSPYSAALDISWSINPAADPINVSRADGVTRAIIAPNAGEHIFAGRGAVIDTGNDYDPITRKNAFQLVELGERGTGLAGGSRSAAYLTFIEALEAARTGDLAAGPDDSQWTEADIRALGPVVRGEEKLLVHVNRSIDIMNALKLREMFPRLDMVLVGVAEGWRVAPAIAAAGVPVIAEPLLNRPGSFEQLASTQSNIGRMRAAGIEVSAAVLSDFLNRSARNQRQFAGNLVALQKVPGHTGVSWDEAFAMISSKPAQMIGLGGEIGSLQAGRRADVVVWDGDPLELTSAAEQVWIDGVEQSLVTRQSRLAERYRSLAPSSLPKAYTK
- a CDS encoding amidohydrolase — protein: MGDDEPKSAPKLFDRNPYASTYQAYPGAPTLIMNATVYDGLGGRIENGAVYIADGKIQMVGNAASMTMPEGVQTIDGSGMWVTPGIIDVHSHLGNYPSPGVPAHSDGNEVTGPQTANVWTEHSIWPQDPGFTRALANGGVTSLQVLPGSANLFGGRSVTLKNVPGRNVMEMKFPGAPYGLKMACGENPKRVYGSRGGPGSRMANIAMTREEWIKAKAYDREWDKYEKEGGKAPKRDLTMDTLRGVLDGEIIIHNHCYRADEMSIMLTMAEEFGYKVGSFQHAVEAYKIADLLAKHGTCAAMWADWWGFKMESYDGILENIPYVHTAGGCAITHSDDADGIQRLNQETAKALAAGRRQGLEISDAEAWQWLSANPAKSLGIFDQVGSLEPGKMADVVLWNGDPLSIYTRPSKVWIDGALMFDAANPRLRPVTDFELGQPGEGDVK